The segment ACAGTTCTCGGAGCGATCGCTCGCGCCGGCGGAGTTCGTGCCGGGCGTCTCCCCGGTCCCGGTGTCGGGCAAGGTGCTGCGCCCGGACGACTTCGTCTCCCTGGTCGACAGCTCGCTGGACGGCTGGCTGACCGCAGGCCGCTTCCACACCGACTTCGAGCGCGCCCTCGCGCGCTACGTCGGCGTCCGGCACGCGCTGATGGTCAACAGCGGCTCGTCCGCCAACCTCGTCGCGCTCACCACGCTGACCAGCCCCAAGGTCGGGCCGCGGCACCTCAAGCCCGGCGACGAGGTGCTGACCGTGGCCATGGGGTTCCCCACGACGGTCAACCCGATCCTGCAGAACGGGCTTCGACCGGTGGTCGTGGACGTCGACCTCGGGACGTACGACGCGAACGCCGACCGGTTGCGCGAGGCCGTCGGGCCGCGCACCAAGGCGATCATGATGGCGCACACGCTGGGCAACCCGTTCGACCTGGGTGTCGTCCGTGAGCTCTGCGAGCAGCACGACCTGTGGCTGATCGAGGACTCGTGCGACGCGCTCGGCGGCACCTACGACGGGCAGCGGGTCGGCACCTTCGGTGACCTGGCCACGCTCAGCTTCTACCCCGCGCACCACATCACCACGGGCGAGGGCGGCGCGGTCCTGATCAAGAAGCCCTCGATCAAGAAGGTCGCGGAGTCCTTCCGCGACTGGGGCCGGGACTGCTACTGCGAGACCGGCCACGACAACACCTGCATGAAGCGTTTCGGGTGGCAGCTCGGCGATCTGCCCTTCGGGTACGACCACAAGTACATCTACAGCCACATCGGCTACAACCTGAAGGCGACCGACATGCAGGCCGCGCTGGGGGTGACCCAGCTGACGAAGGTCGATGAGTTCGTGGCGGCGCGCCGCCACAACTTCGCCCACCTCACGGCGCGGCTCTCCGACGTCGAGGCCCTCATCCTGCCGCAGGCGACTCCCAAGTCCGACCCCAGCTGGTTCGGATTCCCGATCACTCTGGACCCCTCGGCCGGCATCGACCGCCGTGACCTGCTGCGCTTCCTGGACCACCGCAAGATCGGCACGCGGCTCATGTTCGCCGGCAACCTGCTGCGGCAGCCGGCCTACCGCAACGTCGACTTCCGCGTCGTCGGCGAGCTGACCAACACCGACATCGTCATGGAGCACACCTTCTGGGTGGGCGTCTACCCGGGCCTCACCGAGCCGATGCTCGACTTCATCGCGGACAGCATCCGCGAGTTCGTCGCCGACCCGGCTCGCGCGCTGAAGGAGCTCGACGCGGCCTGACCGCGCGACACCCGCTACGTTCCACGAGAGCCCGGGCCGCACGGCCCCGGCGCAGACTGCGGCGGCAGCGCCGGGGAGGACCACGTGCAGGCGATCATCCTGGCCGGAGGGCTGGGCACCCGGCTCAGCGAAGAGACCGGCACCCGCCCGAAGCCCATGGTGACCGTCGGCGGGCGGCCCATGCTCTGGCACATCATGAACATCTACGCCTCTCACGGCGTCCGCGACTTCGTCATCGCCCTCGGCTACCGCGGCGAGGTGGTGAAGGAGTACCTCCTGAACTTCAAGGTGATGTCCTCCAGCTTCCGCGTGGGCACCGCGGAGGGCAGCGTCGAGATGCTCGACGAGTCCGCGGTCGCGGACTGGCGGGTCGCGGCGGTCGACACCGGCGAGCGCACCGAGACAGGAGGCCGCATCAAGCGCGCGGCTGCCCACGTCACCGACGACCTCTTCCTCGCGACCTACGGTGACGGCGTCGCGGACGTCGACATCAGCGCGCTGATCGCCTATCACCGCAGCCACGGCAAGCTCGCGACGGTGACGGCAGTCCGTCCCCCGGCACGCTTCGGGCGGCTGCACCTCGAGGGCGAGAACGGCGACATGGTCACCCGGTTCGGGGAGAAGCCGCAGTCCGAGGAGGGCTGGATCAACGGGGGCTTCTTCGTCCTGGACCGCAAGGTGCTCGACTACATCCGCGGCGACGGTGACGTCTTCGAGCGCGAGCCGC is part of the Motilibacter aurantiacus genome and harbors:
- the rfbH gene encoding lipopolysaccharide biosynthesis protein RfbH; amino-acid sequence: MSQVPGPTTDEPEIDDLRSQILDLVRQFSERSLAPAEFVPGVSPVPVSGKVLRPDDFVSLVDSSLDGWLTAGRFHTDFERALARYVGVRHALMVNSGSSANLVALTTLTSPKVGPRHLKPGDEVLTVAMGFPTTVNPILQNGLRPVVVDVDLGTYDANADRLREAVGPRTKAIMMAHTLGNPFDLGVVRELCEQHDLWLIEDSCDALGGTYDGQRVGTFGDLATLSFYPAHHITTGEGGAVLIKKPSIKKVAESFRDWGRDCYCETGHDNTCMKRFGWQLGDLPFGYDHKYIYSHIGYNLKATDMQAALGVTQLTKVDEFVAARRHNFAHLTARLSDVEALILPQATPKSDPSWFGFPITLDPSAGIDRRDLLRFLDHRKIGTRLMFAGNLLRQPAYRNVDFRVVGELTNTDIVMEHTFWVGVYPGLTEPMLDFIADSIREFVADPARALKELDAA
- the rfbF gene encoding glucose-1-phosphate cytidylyltransferase, with amino-acid sequence MQAIILAGGLGTRLSEETGTRPKPMVTVGGRPMLWHIMNIYASHGVRDFVIALGYRGEVVKEYLLNFKVMSSSFRVGTAEGSVEMLDESAVADWRVAAVDTGERTETGGRIKRAAAHVTDDLFLATYGDGVADVDISALIAYHRSHGKLATVTAVRPPARFGRLHLEGENGDMVTRFGEKPQSEEGWINGGFFVLDRKVLDYIRGDGDVFEREPLEAIAAEGQLMAYRHEGFWQPMDTLRERMLLEELWDSGKAPWKTW